The Panicum hallii strain FIL2 chromosome 9, PHallii_v3.1, whole genome shotgun sequence genome has a window encoding:
- the LOC112874709 gene encoding protein AE7-like 1 isoform X2: protein MTVGMINANPVVHERPERAAHPHAADALDPLDVFDTVRDIRDPEHPYSLEQLSVLSQESISVDEKLGRIQITFTPTVQHCSMATVIGLCLRLKLMQNFPPHFKIDIKVAPGSLANEESVNKQLNDKERVAAALENPNLRQLVDECLCSNDPYSH from the exons atgacggTGGGCATGATCAACGCGAACCCGGTGGTGCACGAGCGGCCGGAGCGCGCCGCGCACCCGCACGCGGCGGACGCGCTCGACCCGCTCGACGTCTTCG ATACGGTGCGGGACATCAGGGACCCGGAGCACCCGTACTCGCTGGAGCAGCTCAGCGTGCTCTCGCAGGAGTCCATCTCCGTCGATGAGAAACTCGGCCGCATCCA GATAACCTTCACTCCAACTGTGCAGCACTGCAGTATGGCCACAGTAATTGGTCTGTGCCTCCGACTCAAGTTGATGCAGAACTTCCCTCCACATTTTAAG ATTGACATCAAAGTTGCCCCAGGGTCTCTTGCTAATGAAGAATCAG TAAACAAGCAACTGAACGACAAGGAGAGAGTTGCAGCAGCCTTGGAGAACCCCAACCTACGCCAGTTGGTCGATGAATGCTTATGCTCCAATGATCCATACTCACATTAA
- the LOC112874709 gene encoding protein AE7-like 1 isoform X1, which yields MTVGMINANPVVHERPERAAHPHAADALDPLDVFDTVRDIRDPEHPYSLEQLSVLSQESISVDEKLGRIQITFTPTVQHCSMATVIGLCLRLKLMQNFPPHFKIDIKVAPGSLANEESGLCTVNKQLNDKERVAAALENPNLRQLVDECLCSNDPYSH from the exons atgacggTGGGCATGATCAACGCGAACCCGGTGGTGCACGAGCGGCCGGAGCGCGCCGCGCACCCGCACGCGGCGGACGCGCTCGACCCGCTCGACGTCTTCG ATACGGTGCGGGACATCAGGGACCCGGAGCACCCGTACTCGCTGGAGCAGCTCAGCGTGCTCTCGCAGGAGTCCATCTCCGTCGATGAGAAACTCGGCCGCATCCA GATAACCTTCACTCCAACTGTGCAGCACTGCAGTATGGCCACAGTAATTGGTCTGTGCCTCCGACTCAAGTTGATGCAGAACTTCCCTCCACATTTTAAG ATTGACATCAAAGTTGCCCCAGGGTCTCTTGCTAATGAAGAATCAGGTTTGTGCACTG TAAACAAGCAACTGAACGACAAGGAGAGAGTTGCAGCAGCCTTGGAGAACCCCAACCTACGCCAGTTGGTCGATGAATGCTTATGCTCCAATGATCCATACTCACATTAA
- the LOC112874707 gene encoding pentatricopeptide repeat-containing protein At2g22070 gives MQNAALAAGAAVARPAAMAAASDHYARLLQLCQTAVNPSAGRAIHAHAVKAGLLVSAYLCNNLLSYYAGASVSGGSFRDARNLFNEIPPVRRNVFTWNTLLSMYAKSGRLADARAMFDGMPERDAVSWTVMIVGLNRAGRFWEAVKTFVDMVGEGLAPTQFTLTNVLSSCAATEASGIGRKVHSFVVKLGLSSCVPVANSVLNMYGKFGDAETATAVFERMPVRSVSSWNAMVSLYARQGRMDFAVSMFHNMEERSIVSWNAVIAGYNQNGLDDMALKFFSRMLSDSFMEPDAFTVTSVLSACANLRMLKMGKQMHSYILRKRMPYSGQIINALISTYAKSGSVETARRIMDQAVISDLNVISFTALLEGYVKLGDMKQAREIFDVMNNRDVVAWTAMIVGYQQNGQNDEAVKLFRSMIKSGPEPNSYTLAAILSACASLACLDYGKQIHGKAIRSLQEQSVSVSNAIITMYARSGSVPLARRVFDRICWRKETVTWTSMIVALAQHGFGEEAVGLFEEMLCVGVKPDRITYIGVFSACTHAGFVDKGKRYYDQMQNEHGIVPEMSHYACMVDLLARAGLLTEAQEFIQRMPVMPDAIVWGSLLSACRVRKNADLAELAAEKLLLIDPDNSGAYSALANVYSACGRWNDAARIWKLRKDKAVKKETGFSWTHVHNKVHVFGADDVLHPQRDAIYKKAAEMWEEIKKAGFVPDLNSVLHDVDDELKEELLSRHSEKLAIAFGLINTPEKTTLRIMKNLRVCNDCHAAIKFISKVVDREIIVRDATRFHHFRDGFCSCKDY, from the exons ATGCAAAATGCCGCCTTGGCAGCCGGGGCCGCggtggcgcggccggcggccatGGCAGCGGCCAGCGACCACTATGCGCGGCTCCTGCAGCTCTGCCAGACCGCGGTGAACCCTTCCGCAGGCCGGGCCATCCACGCGCACGCCGTCAAGGCGGGCCTCCTCGTCAGCGCCTACCTCTGCAACAACCTCCTCTCGTACTACGCCGGCGCCAGCGTGAGTGGTGGATCCTTCCGCGACGCACGGAACCTGTTCAACGAGATCCCGCCCGTGCGGCGGAACGTGTTCACCTGGAACACGCTTCTGTCGATGTACGCCAAGTCCGGCCGCCTCGCTGACGCCCGCGCCATGTTTGACGGAATGCCTGAGCGGGACGCGGTGTCCTGGACCGTCATGATCGTCGGGCTCAACCGCGCCGGCCGCTTCTGGGAGGCCGTGAAGACGTTTGTGGACATGGTTGGCGAGGGGCTGGCGCCGACACAGTTCACGCTCACCAATGTGCTCTCATCGTGTGCCGCAACGGAGGCCAGCGGGATTGGGAGGAAGGTCCACTCCTTTGTCGTCAAGCTCGGTCTGAGTAGCTGCGTGCCCGTGGCCAACTCGGTGCTCAACATGTACGGCAAGTTTGGGGATGCTGAGACAGCAACGGCTGTGTTTGAGAGGATGCCGGTGCGTAGTGTATCGAGCTGGAATGCCATGGTGTCACTGTACGCCCGCCAGGGTAGGATGGACTTTGCTGTGTCCATGTTCCATAACATGGAAGAACGAAGCATTGTCTCTTGGAACGCTGTCATAGCAGGGTACAACCAGAATGGGCTTGATGACATGGCATTGAAGTTCTTCTCACGAATGCTGAGTGATTCTTTCATGGAGCCAGATGCATTCACAGTAACCAGTGTCTTATCAGCTTGTGCTAACCTGCGCATGTTGAAGATGGGAAAACAAATGCACTCTTATATCTTGAGAAAAAGAATGCCATACAGCGGTCAGATCATAAATGCTCTCATCTCAACTTATGCGAAGTCCGGAAGTGTTGAGACTGCGAGGAGAATCATGGATCAGGCAGTGATTTCCGATCTGAATGTTATTTCCTTCACTGCTCTCCTGGAAGGCTATGTCAAGCTTGGGGACATGAAGCAGGCAAGGGAAATCTTCGACGTTATGAACAATCGAGATGTCGTTGCCTGGACCGCAATGATTGTTGGCTACCAGCAGAATGGTCAAAATGATGAGGCCGTGAAGCTCTTCAGATCAATGATCAAAAGTGGCCCAGAACCTAACAGCTATACGCTTGCTGCTATTCTTAGTGCCTGTGCAAGCCTGGCATGCCTTGATTATGGAAAGCAGATCCATGGCAAGGCTATCAGATCATTACAGGAGCAATCTGTTTCTGTCAGCAATGCCATTATCACAATGTATGCGAGGTCAGGCAGTGTGCCATTGGCGAGAAGGGTGTTTGATCGGATTTGCTGGCGCAAGGAGACAGTCACATGGACATCGATGATCGTGGCATTGGCACAACATGGTTTTGGAGAAGAAGCTGTTGGCCTTTTTGAAGAAATGCTTTGCGTTGGTGTGAAACCAGACCGCATAACTTACATTGGCGTGTTTTCAGCTTGCACACATGCTGGTTTTGTGGACAAAGGGAAGAGGTACTATGATCAGATGCAGAATGAGCATGGCATTGTACCAGAAATGAGCCACTACGCGTGCATGGTAGACCTCCTTGCCCGTGCTGGCCTGCTCACAGAAGctcaggaattcattcaacggATGCCTGTCATGCCAGATGCAATAGTCTGGGGTTCACTCCTTTCAGCTTGCAGAGTGCGAAAGAATGCAGATTTAGCAGAACTCGCCGCGGAGAAGCTGTTGTTAATTGATCCTGATAATAGTGGCGCCTACTCTGCTCTTGCCAATGTCTATTCTGCCTGTGGGAGGTGGAATGATGCGGCAAGGATCTGGAAGCTGAGGAAGGACAAGGCAGTGAAGAAGGAGACTGGTTTCAGCTGGACTCATGTGCACAACAAGGTTCACGTCTTTGGAGCAGACGATGTACTGCATCCACAGAGGGATGCAATCTACAAGAAGGCCGCTGAAATGTGGGAGGAGATCAAGAAGGCAGGATTTGTCCCTGACCTGAACTCTGTTCTGCACGATGTCGATGACGAGCTGAAGGAGGAGTTGCTGAGCCGCCACAGCGAGAAGCTTGCGATTGCATTCGGTCTCATCAACACCCCAGAGAAGACGACCCTGCGGATCATGAAGAACCTACGAGTGTGCAATGACTGCCACGCAGCGATCAAGTTCATCTCCAAGGTTGTGGACAGGGAGATTATAGTGAGAGATGCGACGAGGTTTCATCATTTCAGAGATGGGTTCTGCTCGTGTAAAGATTATTG A
- the LOC112874710 gene encoding dolichol-phosphate mannose synthase subunit 3, giving the protein MKHIFKIVAILVAISAIWVALLETSTVPRSYTWLLPIYLVVALGCYGLFMVGFGLMFFPTCPQEAILLQQDIVEAKEFLAKKGVDVGSE; this is encoded by the exons ATGAAGCACATATTCAAGATTGTTGCTATACTGGTAGCAATCTCAGCCATCTGGGTTGCACTCCTTGAAACCTCAACTGTTCCTCGAAGTTATACTTGGCTG CTTCCAATCTACTTGGTAGTGGCTCTTGGATGCTACGGCCTTTTTATGGTTGGATTTGGACTTATGTTCTTCCCAACTTGCCCTCAAGAAGCTATACTACTGCAACAG GATATTGTGGAGGCAAAGGAATTCTTAGCAAAGAAGGGTGTTGATGTGGGCTCCGAGTGA
- the LOC112876845 gene encoding uncharacterized protein LOC112876845 gives MTVARGPPGRPSSALLGCWRRRPPLGFGAKVGIAVALGLSFAIIWTSVSPTSSSQQISTERSSFAAEVAAPPTASHNRTSTTADGGHAHRKPRPVPHSHKKLHPAPSGSHAHPHRANATASPDAAAAKADHSEPSPITDPEPNEKEPEPEQEQGQEPDMEMEPEQEAELPMPEESGGNSGKAPAEGEEEKPPQLELEEEHGEGDGDEDFEVAKKKAPSKKRKLPPLFSSSAHYHWKHCGAKSGYHYIPCVDFDGDGSQRHHERSCPRSPVMCLVSLPKDYKHPAPWPERKDKVWYGNVAHPRLSNYVKGHNWLNHSGDYLMFPPDEWEFKGGARHYVESIDEMAPDIDWGKNIRIILDIGCKSAGFGIALLEKDVITLSLGLTNDQTDLAQVALERGIPATVGSLGSRRLPFPSGAFDAIHCGECNIAWHSNGGKLLLEINRILRPGGYFIISSKSADLESEEGISASMTALCWNAISYSSDDVSEVGVKIFQRPATNEEYDLRAKKDPPFCKEEQNKANAWYTHIKHCLHKAPVGIEERGSDWPEEWPKRLESYPEWLGDLQTRVAADHNHWKAVVEKSYLDGLGIDWSNIRNVMDMKAVYGGFAAALASKKVWVMNVVPVHAADTLPMIYERGLIGVYHDWCEPFSTYPRSYDLLHADHLFSRLKIRCRQPVAIVVEMDRILRPGGWAIIRDKLEILDPLETILKSLHWEIVMTFRKDKEGIMSVKKTTWRPCSYCSLCARIPPTIKHPILNLHKFTFLHFSWMKMSLITYIGPAYHGPKASFQNPQNPRAEPAPPTSTAAAMPPSPTATTASATSHLALLFLLSSSSLFFFYKSIRLRRKPSPATATATGPARTTIPTLLYASATGTSKTLAARLSARLTADVGVPVNATDATSFDPDDLPSVPLLLLLVPTHDGGAPPPSAAFLARWLEESAADFRAGALLLSGLRFAVFGVGSRAYGETFNAAARSFSRWLRALGAVEVVPLGEGDVDGGDLEAVFEEWSGTVLRVVKGEELNEGVEGESDGLDELELEGEESDVDDEEEAVSGEIDMEDIAGKAPTRMQNGKVEGGLTNGGQNGVKEMVTPIIRTSLEKQGYKILGSHSGVKICRWTKSQLRGRGGCYKHSFYGIESHRCMEATPSLACANKCVFCWRHHTNPVGKSWKWKMDDPLDIVNAAIDQHTKMVKQMKGVPGVKPEKLEEGLSPRHCALSLVGEPIMYPEINALVDELHRRHISTFLVTNAQFPEKIKMLKPITQLYVSVDAATKESLKAVDRPLFSDFWERFLDSLKSLHEKDQRTVYRLTLVKGWNAEEIDAYAKLLNLGQPDFIEIKGVTYCGSSATSKLTMENVPWHSDVKEFSEVLASKSGGVYEVACEHAHSCCVLLAKVDKFKINGKWHTWIDYDRFHELVISGEPFKSQDYMAVTPSWAVYGAEEGGFDPDQSRFKKERRHGTAALKG, from the exons atGACGGTGGCCCGCGGCCCGCccggccgcccctcctccgcgctcctgggctgctggcgccgccgccccccgctgGGCTTCGGCGCCAAGGTCGGCATCGCCGTCGCGCTCGGCCTCTCCTTCGCCATCATCTGGACCTCCGTCTCCCCGACCTCCTCCTCCCAGCAGATCTCCACTGAGCGATCCTCCTTCGCCGCCGAAGTTGCCGCTCCACCAACCGCCTCCCACAATCGTACCAGCACCACCGCCGACGGCGGGCATGCTCACCGGAAGCCTCGCCCCGTCCCGCACAGCCACAAGAAGCTCCATCCTGCTCCGTCCGGATCTCATGCCCACCCCCATCGCGCCAATGCCACCGCCTCGCCGGATGCCGCCGCTGCAAAGGCCGATCACTCCGAGCCTTCTCCAATAACCGACCCAGAGCCTAATGAgaaggagccggagccggagcagGAACAGGGGCAGGAGCCAGACATGGAGATGGAGCCGGAGCAGGAGGCAGAGCTGCCTATGCCCGAGGAAAGCGGGGGCAACTCGGGGAAGGCGCCTgcagagggggaggaggagaagccGCCGCAGCTGGAATTGGAAGAGGAGCACGGTGAGGGTGACGGCGACGAGGATTTTGAGGTGGCGAAGAAGAAGGCTCCGAGTAAGAAGAGAAAGCTTCCACCTTTGTTCAGCTCTAGTGCACATTACCACTGGAAGCATTGCGGTGCCAAGAGTGGCTACCACTATATCCCTTGCGTGGATTTCGACGGGGATGGGAGCCAGAGGCACCATGAACGCAGCTGCCCAAGGTCGCCTGTGATGTGCCTGGTGTCGCTGCCAAAGGATTATAAACATCCTGCACCATGGCCGGAGAGGAAGGACAAG GTTTGGTATGGGAATGTTGCACATCCTAGATTGTCAAATTATGTTAAGGGCCACAACTGGCTGAACCACAGTGGTGACTACTTGATGTTCCCACCAGACGAATGGGAGTTCAAAGGTGGAGCAAGACATTATGTGGAATCAATTGATGAG ATGGCTCCTGACATTGACTGGGGAAAAAATATTCGTATAATATTGGACATTGGATGCAAAAGTGCTGGCTTTGGTATTGCTCTACTTGAGAAAGATGTGATAACACTATCTTTAGGCCTTACAAATGATCAAACAGACCTTGCTCAAGTTGCCCTTGAACGTGGAATCCCTGCAACAGTTGGCAGTTTGGGATCACGAAGATTACCCTTCCCTAGTGGAGCATTTGATGCCATACACTGTGGTGAATGCAACATAGCATGGCATTCTAATG GTGGAAAACTCCTCCTAGAGATAAATAGAATTCTCCGCCCAGGAGGATACTTCATTATATCAAGCAAAAGTGCTGACCTGGAGAGCGAAGAAG GAATATCAGCTTCAATGACTGCACTTTGTTGGAATGCAATATCTTACAGTAGTGATGATGTCAGTGAGGTTGGAGTAAAGATATTTCAGCGACCAGCCACAAATGAGGAATATGATCTGAGAGCAAAAAAAGACCCTCCATTTTGTAAGGAAGAGCAGAACAAAGCTAATGCATG GTATACTCACATCAAACATTGCCTGCACAAAGCACCTGTTGGAATTGAAGAAAGAGGTAGTGACTGGCCAGAGGAGTGGCCCAAGAGGCTTGAGAGTTACCCTGAGTGGCTTGGGGACTTGCAAACAAGAGTGGCTGCTGATCATAACCACTGGAAGGCTGTTGTTGAGAAATCATATCTGGATGGATTGGGCATTGACTGGTCAAATATCAGAAATGTAATGGATATGAAGGCTGTATATGGAGG ATTTGCAGCTGCATTGGCATCTAAAAAGGTTTGGGTCATGAATGTCGTTCCTGTGCATGCTGCAGACACCCTGCCCATGATCTATGAGCGTGGCCTGATTGGTGTCTATCACGATTGGTGTGAGCCATTTAGCACGTATCCAAGGTCATATGATCTTTTACATGCTGACCATTTATTCTCACGCTTGAAGATCAG ATGTAGGCAACCTGTCGCAATCGTTGTTGAGATGGATCGAATTTTGAGGCCTGGAGGTTGGGCCATTATCAGGGATAAACTTGAGATCCTTGACCCATTGGAGACCATTTTGAAGTCACTACACTGGGAAATTGTCATGACATTCAGAAAGGACAAGGAGGGTATCATGTCTGTAAAGAAAACAACATGGCGGCCA TGTAGCTACTGCAGCCTTTGCGCAAGAATTCCACCTACGATCAAGCATCCAATTCTGAATCTGCACAAATTCACGTTTCTGCATTTTTCTTGGATGAAGATGTCACTAATCACATACATTGGGCCCGCCTACCACGGCCCAAAGGCGAGTTTCCAAAACCCCCAAAACCCAAGGGCCGAACCGGCACCCCCCACAAGCACCGCCGCCGCGATGCCTCCCTCCCCGACGGCGACCaccgcctccgccacctcccacCTCGCCCTTcttttcctcctctcctcctcctccctcttcttcttctacaAATCTATCCGCCTCCGCCGCAAACCTTcccccgccaccgccaccgccaccggccCCGCCCGTACCACCATCCCGACCCTCCTCTACGCCTCCGCCACCGGGACCTCCAAGACCCTCGCCGCGCGCCTCTCCGCCCGACTGACCGCCGACGTCGGAGTCCCCGTAAACGCCACCGATGCCACCTCCTTCGACCCCGACGACCTCCCCTCTgtcccgctcctcctcctcctcgtccccaCCCACGACGGTGGCGCGCCGCCACCCTCCGCGGCCTTCCTCGCTCGCTGGCTCGAGGAGTCCGCCGCTGATTTCCGCGCGGGGGCGCTCCTGCTGTCCGGTCTTCGCTTCGCCGTATTTGGGGTCGGGTCCCGGGCCTATGGAGAGACCTTCAACGCTGCCGCGAGGAGCTTCTCGCGGTGGCTGCGTGCGCTCGGCGCCGTTGAGGTGGTCCCCCTCGGGGAGGGCGATGTGGATGGTGGGGACCTCGAGGCGGTGTTCGAGGAGTGGAGTGGGACAGTGCTGAGGGTCGTGAAGGGGGAGGAGTTGAACGAGGGGGTTGAGGGAGAGAGCGACGGGCTTGATGAGTTGGAATTGGAAGGGGAGGAGTCCGATGTCGACGACGAAGAGGAGGCAGTGTCTGGGGAGAttgacatggaagacattgctGGGAAGGCGCCGACCAGGATGCAGAACGGGAAGGTGGAGGGTGGTTTGACTAATGGAGGGCAGAATGGTGTGAAGGAGATGGTCACACCAATCATCAGGACGAGCTTAGAGAAACAG GGTTACAAAATTCTTGGTTCTCATAGTGGAGTGAAGATTTGTAGATGGACTAAGTCACAGCTCCGAGGCCGTGGAGGGTGTTATAAGCATTCATTTTATGGCATAGAGAGTCACAG ATGCATGGAGGCAACTCCAAGTTTGGCTTGTGCAAATAAATGTGTATTTTGTTGGAGACATCACACAAATCCTGTTGGAAAAAGTTGGAAATGGAAGATGGATGACCCACTTGACATTGTAAATGCCGCAATTGATCAACACACTAAGATGGTTAAGCAAATGAAAGGTGTACCAG GAGTAAAGCCGGAAAAACTAGAAGAGGGTCTATCACCTAGGCATTGTGCATTATCTCTGGTTGGTGAACCAATAATGTACCCTGAGATAAATGCTCTGGTTGATGAGCTGCACCGCAGGCACATATCTACGTTTCTGGTTACAAATGCTCAATTTCCTGAAAAGATTAAGATGTTGAAACCAATCACTCAG CTGTATGTCAGTGTGGATGCAGCTACAAAAGAAAGCTTGAAAGCTGTTGACAGGCCACTGTTTTCAGACTTTTGGGAGCGTTTCCTG GATTCACTCAAGTCTCTGCATGAGAAAGATCAACGGACAGTTTACCGACTGACGCTGGTTAAGGGCTGGAATGCAGAAGAGATAGATGCATATGCAAAATTGCTAAACCTTGGCCAACCTGATTTCATCGAAATCAAGGGTGTGACATACTGTGGCTC GTCTGCAACTTCAAAGTTGACAATGGAGAATGTACCCTGGCACTCTGATGTAAAGGAATTCTCCGAGGTTTTGGCATCAAAAAGCGGTGGTGTCTACGAAGTAGCATGTGAGCATGCTCATTCATGCTGTGTCCTACTTGCAAAGGTAGATAAGTTCAAGATCAACGGCAAATGGCATACCTGGATAGATTATGACCGATTCCATGAACTG GTGATATCTGGAGAACCTTTTAAGAGCCAAGATTACATGGCTGTGACGCCCTCATGGGCAGTCTATGGTGCAGAGGAAGGTGGGTTCGATCCGGATCAATCTCGTTTCAAGAAGGAAAGGCGCCACGGAACTGCTGCGCTCAAAGGTTGA
- the LOC112877107 gene encoding uncharacterized protein LOC112877107, protein MSSSSSKPEKEEEEEREAPSPCMNGDAASEGDKGGVGGEEGREGGEEEEGEREFAAVMAQLAPEGVRALHARVEAEWGPVLQSACQTAAARALWARAVRDPAAAVLAGERYLRGLHEKMRRDERAGAREVHGVMIAVRTLWFDARIEAAVDELGGDPQVVILGAGMDARAYRLNCLKECMVFELDFPELLEMKSDLLHEAMSSANYQKLTLMAKSLNRVPANIQDGDWVTKLQSCGYVPERNTIWVLEGIIYYLHHADAMQVLETIAASRSSACTVLLADFMNKNATSLSPTIYHFYHDSPDLLLPSIGFSKVTLSQIGDPQAHFGLLSHPENLFDKLRRLPRSMEKNPEDGTPCCRLYFVEASASPDDQIMCPLDHYLD, encoded by the exons atgtcgtcgtcgtcgtcgaagccggagaaggaagaggaggaggagagggaggcgcCGTCGCCGTGCATGAATGGCGACGCGGCGTCGGAGGGCGACAAAGGCGGCGTTGGAGGTGAGGAGGGAcgagaaggaggagaagaagaagaaggcgaGCGGGAGTTCGCGGCGGTGATGGCGCAGCTGGCGCCGGAGGGCGTGCGGGCGCTGCACGCGCGGGTGGAGGCGGAGTGGGGGCCCGTGCTGCAGAGCGCGTGCCAGACGGCGGCAGCGCGGGCGCTGTGGGCCCGCGCGGTGCGCGACCCGGCCGCCGCGGTGCTGGCCGGGGAGCGCTACCTCAGGGGCCTGCACGAGAAGATGCGCCGCGACGAGCGCGCCGGCGCGCGGGAGGTGCACGGCGTCATGATCGCCGTGCGGACGCTCTGGTTCGACGCCCGCATCGAGGCCGCCGTCGACGAGCTCGGCGGCGACCCTCAGGTCGTCATCCTCGGTGCAG GGATGGACGCGAGAGCTTATCGACTGAACTGCCTAAAGGAATGCATGGTATTTGAACTTGATTTCCCGGAGCTCCTAGAAATGAAATCTGATCTTCTGCACGAAGCAATGAGTTCCGCAAATTACCAGAAACTCACCCTGATGGCAAAATCATTGAATAGGGTTCCTGCCAACATACAGGATGGAGACTGGGTAACAAAGCTGCAGAGCTGTGGGTATGTTCCTGAAAGGAACACCATATGGGTGCTCGAAGGCATCATCTATTACCTTCACCATGCAGATGCAATGCAAGTCCTCGAAACCATTGCAGCCAGCCGGTCCTCAGCCTGCACAGTGCTCCTGGCCGACTTCATGAACAAGAATGCAACATCGCTCTCCCCGACAATATACCATTTCTACCATGACAGTCCTGACCTCCTGCTGCCTTCTATTGGGTTCTCTAAGGTAACACTGTCACAAATTGGAGATCCGCAAGCACATTTTGGGCTGCTAAGTCACCCAGAGAACCTATTTGATAAACTGAGGAGACTGCCAAGATCAATGGAAAAAAATCCGGAAGATGGCACACCATGCTGCAGATTGTATTTTGTGGAAGCCTCTGCCTCACCAGATGACCAGATCATGTGTCCACTGGATCACTACTTGGATTAG